The proteins below are encoded in one region of Clostridium estertheticum:
- the cas1 gene encoding CRISPR-associated endonuclease Cas1 — MSTLYVTQQYTTLRKEDERLKLYKYKELLIDIPIFKVKQVVIFGEVTVTASTIRLFAENKITLCYLTEWGKFIARMEGEVSKNVIVRLKQYENHIDIDNGSAKFAKIFVSGKIKNSRTTLMKSNRGEAKSEAFKKAIDELNRLEKRLEDQDNVDSIRGIEGRAAAVYFSVFSEMIKGDFVFENRNKRPPKDPINAMLSFGYVLLANEISSAVSSVGLDPNIGYLHRLRYGRPSLALDLMEEFRSLFVDRLVISIVNNKILKLDDFETVLGEVKMSKKAIKKFLGAYEGKKYDEIYHPLFKYKTTYQQCFHMQARLFSKALMEEIEYVPFLIR, encoded by the coding sequence ATGAGTACTCTTTATGTAACGCAACAGTACACTACATTGAGAAAGGAAGATGAAAGATTAAAGCTATATAAATACAAAGAGCTCTTAATTGATATACCTATATTTAAGGTAAAGCAGGTTGTTATTTTTGGAGAAGTAACAGTAACAGCTTCTACAATAAGGTTATTTGCGGAAAATAAGATAACTTTATGTTATTTAACAGAGTGGGGCAAATTTATAGCGAGAATGGAAGGTGAAGTATCAAAAAATGTTATTGTGAGATTGAAACAGTACGAAAATCACATAGATATAGATAATGGATCTGCTAAATTCGCTAAAATATTTGTGTCTGGTAAAATAAAAAACAGTAGAACAACACTTATGAAAAGCAATCGTGGCGAAGCAAAAAGCGAAGCCTTTAAGAAGGCTATAGATGAACTTAATAGATTGGAAAAACGTCTTGAGGATCAAGATAACGTCGACTCAATAAGAGGCATAGAAGGAAGAGCCGCCGCCGTATACTTTTCTGTTTTTTCTGAAATGATAAAAGGAGATTTTGTTTTTGAAAATCGTAATAAAAGGCCACCCAAAGACCCTATAAATGCTATGTTAAGCTTTGGATATGTATTGCTTGCAAATGAAATTTCCTCAGCAGTATCTAGTGTAGGACTCGATCCAAATATAGGATACCTTCATAGGCTTAGATATGGAAGACCATCACTAGCTCTCGATTTGATGGAGGAGTTTAGGTCTTTGTTCGTGGATCGGTTAGTCATTAGCATAGTTAATAATAAAATACTTAAACTGGATGATTTTGAAACAGTTTTGGGCGAAGTAAAAATGAGCAAGAAAGCTATTAAAAAATTTCTTGGAGCCTATGAAGGTAAGAAATATGATGAAATATACCATCCCTTATTTAAGTACAAAACCACATATCAACAATGTTTTCATATGCAAGCAAGATTATTCAGTAAAGCATTGATGGAAGAAATTGAATATGTACCTTTTTTAATTAGATAA
- the cas2 gene encoding CRISPR-associated endonuclease Cas2, translated as MIYLVSYDIVNDRKRTRLHKMLKNFGARNQFSVFECDLDGKKYVELEYKIRKIKIEKGDSIMVYPICSSCESKIIRRGIFVPLDVTNMIY; from the coding sequence ATGATATATTTAGTTAGTTATGATATAGTTAATGATAGAAAGAGGACTAGACTTCATAAAATGCTGAAAAATTTTGGTGCTAGAAACCAATTCAGTGTTTTTGAATGTGATTTAGATGGTAAAAAATATGTTGAGCTTGAATATAAAATAAGAAAGATTAAAATTGAGAAGGGTGACAGCATTATGGTATATCCTATATGTTCATCTTGTGAATCTAAAATTATAAGAAGAGGTATATTTGTTCCACTTGATGTTACAAATATGATTTATTAA
- the cas7d gene encoding type I-D CRISPR-associated protein Cas7/Csc2: MKREDIIKGKENNFMEKYTHFPEGKYITVAVLREAKSECIFRTEGSGEGLNKERVPLGMESKTNDFRAIISKRKQCAVERRTGREYLRLNDLLFTTKDKSICALNKNTPCGKCLDCMTNGFAVGDGGAQKSRMIYDNAYSILPFNMVTGVKTFNALYDNGTMRDEKGTASSSINQDEYIKPGTVFMDMITFKDVTFIEFIYGISNILRSKRYGAISSRIGKMNNVILKVAFSDCELFSNLELTQSVYDKLAAASEIEFPLEISKVKEYAKKSFGDLQKGIFGNVTELNDEELNTLLEYIKSAYQEDGEEKAADLYREQSAQYGK; this comes from the coding sequence ATGAAGAGAGAGGATATAATTAAGGGCAAAGAAAATAATTTTATGGAAAAATATACACATTTTCCAGAGGGAAAATATATTACGGTAGCTGTATTAAGAGAAGCTAAGTCAGAGTGCATTTTTAGGACAGAAGGTTCCGGTGAGGGGTTAAATAAGGAAAGAGTTCCACTTGGAATGGAGAGTAAAACAAATGATTTTAGAGCAATAATAAGTAAAAGAAAGCAATGTGCAGTAGAAAGAAGAACAGGCAGAGAGTATTTAAGGCTTAACGATTTGCTGTTTACTACTAAGGATAAGAGTATATGTGCTTTAAATAAGAACACTCCTTGTGGAAAATGTTTAGATTGCATGACTAATGGGTTTGCGGTAGGTGATGGTGGTGCACAAAAATCAAGAATGATATATGACAATGCTTATTCTATATTACCTTTTAATATGGTAACTGGTGTAAAAACATTTAATGCCCTTTATGACAATGGAACTATGAGAGATGAAAAGGGGACTGCTTCATCATCAATAAATCAAGATGAATATATTAAGCCGGGGACAGTATTTATGGATATGATAACTTTTAAAGATGTAACCTTTATTGAATTTATATATGGTATATCAAACATACTTAGAAGCAAGAGGTATGGTGCTATATCTAGTAGAATAGGTAAGATGAATAATGTAATACTAAAGGTAGCTTTTTCAGATTGTGAGCTTTTTTCCAATCTTGAATTAACTCAAAGTGTATATGATAAGTTAGCTGCAGCATCGGAAATAGAGTTCCCTCTTGAAATAAGTAAAGTGAAGGAATATGCTAAAAAATCATTTGGTGATTTGCAAAAAGGTATATTTGGTAATGTTACAGAACTTAATGATGAGGAATTAAATACTTTGCTCGAGTACATAAAAAGTGCTTACCAAGAGGATGGAGAGGAGAAAGCAGCAGATTTATATAGAGAACAATCAGCGCAGTATGGTAAGTAG
- the cas4 gene encoding CRISPR-associated protein Cas4 yields the protein MYSVEEIDKDSFYIEASAVNTYIYCPRRCYYEYIQNEFESNVHTILGDQVHENVDEFGEEERRGKVIYKSVKLISDVYGVVLKVDTVEENGDEVYPVEYKKAKKGLWKNDKYQMALQAMLLEEKLKRPVNKGYIYYVGSKERVEFKITNKLKGEIMSIIDNIRKLYSSMKIPQGVDDNRCKYCSINNICLPKERNILNSMKNSREK from the coding sequence ATGTATAGTGTTGAAGAAATAGATAAGGATTCTTTTTACATTGAAGCCAGTGCTGTTAACACCTATATTTATTGCCCGAGGCGTTGTTACTATGAATATATTCAAAATGAATTTGAAAGCAATGTACATACTATTCTTGGGGATCAAGTTCATGAGAATGTAGACGAGTTTGGCGAAGAAGAAAGGCGCGGCAAGGTTATATATAAGAGTGTTAAACTAATTTCGGATGTGTACGGTGTAGTGCTAAAGGTTGATACTGTGGAGGAGAATGGTGATGAAGTCTATCCCGTTGAGTATAAGAAGGCTAAAAAGGGTTTATGGAAAAATGATAAGTATCAAATGGCATTGCAAGCTATGCTATTAGAAGAAAAGCTTAAAAGACCAGTAAATAAAGGATATATTTATTATGTTGGTTCAAAGGAGAGAGTGGAATTTAAGATAACTAATAAACTTAAAGGAGAAATTATGAGCATAATTGATAATATAAGAAAATTATATAGTTCAATGAAGATACCGCAGGGTGTAGACGATAATAGGTGTAAGTATTGTAGCATTAATAATATATGTTTGCCAAAGGAGAGGAACATACTTAATTCTATGAAAAATTCACGAGAGAAGTAA
- the cas10d gene encoding type I-D CRISPR-associated protein Cas10d/Csc3, translated as MKKNQTLYSHVLDMIGVLDGVKNILLLNELELKVLMVAITIHDLNKLEEHSEKSYSRIISERNSKGEYANILKECQEFNIQDFLPEYKEYIEDIRAIIGQHSAHTSYFAENLICSPERYKLGDEKIEILISIIRALDVIDLSKTMDEQEKKRQFLNHINNATKYKGKQYKLVSHTISEDRGILTNICHNTVVEFLQGKAFVDVAYYKEGVLYLVEDKEIIFNEKDREKLVANCVKYIKSKIFNDFKVYINNVQSGIKVDEKCLGITSIENIIYEIKIRCEKSKIPDISKKNEIIKVIVAKYAELYSNEKLQELEGNISKLEMDIEGTTDKKVLSKIKKELKEKACLLREQKTGKNIFQRKVKEEYFIESNEDKLRFSEFIRSFYNFLKDHICTSPLLSWVEVYEFFSISEEDKDYLDAFEGLYIRPYVLGQLIYDDYKGMDDELTNRIIKYLEDKISSKESKDEDAMWVDLKDYFNRNIILSFDNKITFKKENALRKYSEKKSSKCCLCSSEYETSNWMAANVPYKLKIQNFSNKINGGEREPKRNICSICNIEYLLHKVTYASKVEVSRRYLSILPRGFNTKSYIRAFRESINQFKSKDISAIYFNEYSTFVALASKNVEEIEPLFTQAKINGIALPNYAETLTNYFILPIHLVKKDNETSKWISTLLYALTFNISFDSKIVISEFPVPILDQSEMEEIYVGEVPVPFRNIFEKSWTKEECLNTIKLFVNLFSLAKTLGETADIVYDSLKALAKGKTNFIYFIYKKIKNKYDNPTFKIKEIKDFVDGILSYVEDGETLVSNIKELALFANQNNIKGSINGGFIKDNSINKPLNIIIDLLCRWDKNIYTKEDITVLCKSEIQKYFRRVDPYYGKKRIEAIEKYVDLFMNKILDETLGGKVYNLENEKKNILSTYSYYYRLAMSKSNKSGSED; from the coding sequence ATGAAAAAAAATCAAACGTTGTATAGTCATGTTCTTGATATGATTGGTGTACTGGATGGAGTTAAGAATATTTTGCTGTTAAACGAACTAGAATTAAAAGTATTAATGGTTGCTATAACAATACATGATCTTAATAAGTTAGAAGAACACTCCGAAAAGTCTTATTCGAGAATTATATCAGAGCGAAATAGTAAAGGTGAATATGCAAATATCTTAAAGGAATGTCAAGAATTTAATATTCAAGATTTCTTACCAGAGTATAAGGAATATATAGAGGACATTAGAGCTATAATAGGTCAACATTCAGCACATACCAGTTATTTTGCAGAAAATCTAATTTGTAGTCCAGAAAGATACAAATTAGGAGATGAAAAAATAGAAATATTAATTTCTATAATTAGGGCCTTGGATGTAATAGATCTATCTAAGACGATGGATGAGCAGGAAAAGAAAAGGCAATTTTTAAATCACATTAATAATGCAACGAAATACAAAGGTAAGCAATATAAATTGGTATCACATACTATAAGTGAAGATAGAGGTATACTTACCAATATATGTCACAATACTGTGGTTGAATTTTTGCAAGGAAAAGCATTTGTTGATGTTGCATATTATAAAGAAGGAGTTCTTTATTTAGTTGAAGACAAGGAAATTATTTTTAACGAAAAAGATAGAGAAAAGCTTGTTGCTAATTGTGTTAAGTATATTAAAAGTAAGATTTTCAATGATTTTAAAGTTTACATCAATAACGTTCAGTCAGGTATTAAGGTTGATGAAAAATGTTTAGGTATAACATCAATAGAAAATATAATCTATGAAATTAAAATTAGATGTGAGAAATCTAAGATCCCAGATATTAGCAAAAAGAATGAAATTATTAAAGTCATTGTTGCGAAATATGCAGAGTTATATTCAAATGAAAAATTACAAGAACTTGAAGGGAATATATCAAAATTAGAAATGGATATTGAGGGCACGACGGATAAGAAGGTCTTAAGTAAGATTAAGAAGGAATTAAAGGAAAAGGCATGTTTACTAAGGGAACAAAAGACAGGGAAAAATATTTTTCAAAGAAAAGTTAAGGAAGAATATTTTATAGAAAGTAATGAGGACAAGCTTAGATTTTCGGAATTTATAAGATCCTTTTATAATTTTCTAAAGGATCACATATGTACAAGTCCCCTTCTAAGTTGGGTTGAAGTATATGAGTTTTTTAGTATTTCAGAGGAAGATAAAGATTATTTAGATGCTTTTGAAGGATTGTATATAAGACCATACGTTTTAGGACAGCTAATTTATGATGACTATAAAGGAATGGATGACGAGCTTACTAATAGGATTATTAAGTATTTAGAAGATAAGATCTCAAGTAAAGAGAGTAAAGATGAAGATGCAATGTGGGTTGATTTAAAAGATTATTTTAATCGAAATATAATTCTATCTTTTGATAATAAAATTACATTTAAAAAGGAGAATGCATTAAGGAAATATTCCGAGAAAAAAAGTAGCAAATGCTGTTTATGCAGCAGTGAATATGAGACAAGTAATTGGATGGCAGCGAATGTTCCATACAAGCTGAAAATACAAAATTTTTCAAATAAAATAAATGGCGGAGAGAGGGAACCTAAAAGGAATATTTGTTCTATATGCAATATAGAATATTTGCTTCATAAAGTTACCTATGCCTCAAAAGTTGAAGTAAGCAGGAGATATCTAAGTATACTTCCTAGAGGATTTAACACAAAATCATATATCAGGGCTTTTAGAGAGAGTATTAATCAATTTAAAAGCAAAGACATAAGTGCAATTTATTTTAATGAATATAGTACATTTGTAGCATTAGCTAGCAAAAATGTGGAGGAGATAGAACCACTTTTTACACAAGCTAAGATAAATGGTATTGCCCTACCTAATTATGCAGAAACATTAACAAACTATTTTATTTTGCCTATACATTTGGTTAAAAAGGATAATGAAACGTCAAAATGGATTTCTACATTGTTATATGCACTAACGTTTAATATATCTTTTGACTCAAAAATAGTTATAAGTGAGTTTCCAGTACCCATACTAGACCAAAGTGAAATGGAAGAGATATATGTAGGCGAAGTTCCTGTACCATTTAGGAATATATTTGAAAAAAGTTGGACGAAAGAAGAATGTTTAAATACAATAAAATTATTTGTAAATCTTTTTTCATTAGCTAAGACCTTGGGAGAAACAGCAGATATAGTTTATGATTCACTAAAAGCTTTAGCAAAGGGGAAAACAAATTTTATATATTTCATTTATAAAAAAATAAAAAACAAATATGATAATCCTACTTTTAAGATTAAAGAAATTAAAGATTTTGTAGATGGCATTTTAAGTTATGTAGAGGATGGTGAGACATTAGTGTCAAATATTAAAGAATTAGCTCTATTTGCTAATCAAAATAATATAAAGGGAAGTATAAATGGTGGATTTATAAAGGATAATTCTATAAATAAACCGCTAAATATTATAATTGACCTATTATGTAGATGGGATAAGAATATATATACAAAAGAAGATATAACAGTTTTATGTAAAAGTGAGATTCAAAAATATTTTAGAAGAGTTGATCCTTATTATGGTAAGAAAAGAATTGAGGCAATAGAAAAGTATGTAGACTTATTTATGAATAAGATTTTAGATGAAACATTAGGGGGAAAGGTATATAACCTTGAGAATGAGAAGAAAAACATATTATCAACTTATAGTTATTATTATAGATTAGCAATGAGTAAATCAAATAAAAGTGGGAGTGAAGATTAG
- a CDS encoding helix-turn-helix transcriptional regulator, translating into MGNKKTSSRTEKRNAITYIIYELLKGKKLTTKEMAELVGKDQRTCERYVKEIEDSDLPLRRAVSQYYLNTDDGYLPFYLSKEKINLLYISLISFSAFGRDLKLVNDMLNQIEELVSPRDKELLDSIKENLVVIRRYEIITAKSYSSYAIFMLLLEAFSKRRSVKIKYKSRKENNYRVIDIYGFCLAKETYYINAYCHNANKELMFRIDRITECYIEDLYYCIAEDFNLKEYYKYTWEVERSKEPFGFEILFCGMSVNNIKERKWCENQQIIERDSCSIVFTGTTSSEIEFKKWILSFGGEAKVIKPQWLKESIKEELKRAIALYD; encoded by the coding sequence ATGGGTAATAAAAAAACATCAAGTAGAACAGAAAAAAGAAATGCTATAACTTATATTATATACGAATTATTAAAAGGTAAAAAACTTACAACAAAGGAAATGGCAGAGTTAGTTGGGAAAGATCAAAGAACCTGTGAAAGGTATGTAAAAGAAATAGAAGATAGTGATTTGCCTTTAAGGAGAGCGGTATCGCAATATTATCTAAATACGGATGATGGATATTTACCATTTTATTTATCTAAGGAAAAAATAAATTTGCTTTATATTTCATTGATATCCTTTAGTGCATTTGGTAGGGATTTAAAACTTGTAAATGATATGCTTAATCAGATAGAAGAACTTGTATCTCCAAGAGATAAGGAGTTATTGGACAGTATAAAGGAAAATCTTGTGGTTATAAGAAGGTATGAGATTATAACAGCTAAAAGTTATAGTAGTTATGCAATATTTATGCTGTTACTTGAAGCTTTTAGTAAAAGGCGTAGCGTTAAAATTAAATACAAGTCTAGGAAAGAGAATAATTATAGGGTAATAGATATTTATGGATTTTGTTTAGCTAAGGAAACTTATTATATAAATGCCTATTGTCATAATGCAAATAAAGAGCTCATGTTTAGGATAGATAGAATTACTGAATGTTATATCGAAGATTTATATTATTGTATTGCAGAAGACTTCAATCTAAAAGAATATTATAAATATACATGGGAAGTTGAAAGATCAAAAGAACCTTTTGGTTTTGAAATATTATTTTGTGGTATGTCAGTTAATAATATTAAAGAAAGAAAATGGTGTGAGAATCAGCAAATAATTGAGAGGGACAGTTGTTCTATCGTATTTACGGGAACTACATCTTCGGAGATAGAATTTAAAAAGTGGATTTTAAGCTTTGGTGGTGAAGCTAAAGTTATTAAACCACAGTGGTTAAAAGAGTCAATAAAAGAAGAGTTAAAGAGAGCAATTGCATTGTATGATTAA
- the cas5d gene encoding type I-D CRISPR-associated protein Cas5/Csc1, whose product MEIYKYTLEFMEEVFFSSQEIDTLFSTKPFIGNYALTYAMGWCNSKYDQNYISYEEDFKLVNSKGLYITPAYIKEPKYSLFTFNALSDRYYHKMERALANYPQVGKIKALSVGNKAEGLLFSEDELKKVSYIRLGKFLGKVKVSYEKCSFDVTRADKQCYGLVNSVDLSEDFKAKGFDLINMHPVSLLKNLRGEGEMYHIKTEQGEIYYPCHVKLGGNI is encoded by the coding sequence ATGGAAATTTACAAATATACCTTAGAATTTATGGAGGAAGTTTTTTTTTCTAGCCAAGAGATAGATACTTTATTTTCTACCAAGCCGTTTATTGGTAACTATGCGCTTACTTATGCTATGGGGTGGTGCAATTCTAAATATGATCAAAATTATATAAGTTATGAAGAAGACTTTAAATTAGTCAATAGTAAAGGGTTGTATATTACACCAGCGTATATAAAAGAACCTAAATACAGTTTGTTTACTTTTAATGCCTTATCAGATAGGTATTATCACAAGATGGAAAGAGCCTTGGCTAATTATCCACAAGTGGGAAAAATAAAGGCTTTATCCGTAGGGAATAAGGCAGAGGGGTTGCTCTTTTCTGAGGATGAACTCAAAAAAGTTAGTTATATTCGCCTCGGTAAATTTCTTGGTAAAGTCAAGGTTAGTTATGAAAAATGCAGTTTTGATGTTACAAGAGCTGATAAGCAGTGCTATGGATTGGTTAACTCAGTGGATTTAAGTGAAGATTTTAAGGCTAAAGGATTTGACCTTATAAACATGCATCCTGTTTCTCTTTTAAAAAATCTTAGGGGAGAAGGGGAAATGTATCATATAAAAACAGAGCAAGGGGAAATTTATTACCCTTGTCATGTAAAACTTGGGGGGAATATATGA
- the cas6 gene encoding CRISPR-associated endoribonuclease Cas6 — MLNYYNICFRNTQRIENTIDTARIWHGIFFKILKEYNEEISTQYHGQQSKQSFSISPIFSEQYSNIKYFTKQSLLKVNIALFSDEMHKGLLEYIKKNSSVNYGEAELLIEEVHFKIIDEEVLEASRVKRGTMNFISPTAFRINPVNSPLPSPRRIFKSLSKSYSEIFKHELLPEEVIDQIEKYVVVEGLNINTEVAKYRKFDITGFKGMVTLNVKFPDNEIQRNLEKLFALASYVGIGYKTGMGMGQCIVLKK, encoded by the coding sequence ATGTTAAATTATTACAATATATGTTTTAGAAATACCCAAAGGATTGAAAACACAATTGATACTGCTAGAATATGGCACGGCATATTTTTTAAGATATTAAAGGAATACAATGAGGAAATATCAACTCAGTATCATGGGCAACAAAGCAAGCAATCATTTTCTATATCTCCTATATTTTCTGAGCAATATTCTAATATTAAATATTTTACTAAACAATCTTTATTAAAAGTTAATATAGCTTTATTTAGTGATGAAATGCACAAAGGATTGCTGGAATACATTAAAAAAAACAGTAGTGTTAATTATGGAGAAGCAGAGCTTCTAATAGAGGAAGTCCATTTTAAGATTATAGATGAAGAGGTTTTAGAAGCAAGTAGAGTTAAAAGAGGAACAATGAATTTTATAAGCCCAACAGCGTTTAGGATAAATCCAGTAAACTCACCACTTCCAAGTCCTAGAAGGATATTTAAAAGTTTAAGTAAAAGTTATAGTGAGATTTTTAAACATGAACTTTTACCAGAAGAGGTTATTGATCAAATTGAAAAATATGTTGTAGTAGAGGGGCTTAACATTAATACAGAAGTAGCTAAATATAGAAAATTTGATATAACCGGTTTTAAAGGAATGGTTACGTTAAATGTTAAATTTCCAGATAATGAAATCCAGAGAAACTTAGAAAAATTGTTTGCGTTAGCCTCCTATGTGGGGATAGGTTACAAAACAGGAATGGGGATGGGTCAATGTATAGTGTTGAAGAAATAG
- the cas3 gene encoding type I-D CRISPR-associated helicase Cas3' — protein sequence MKRYTVTGEFLKKAPSSPYLYHQKRTLDELRSNSVVFNTYPTGAGKTIASLLYLKENINVDTLFIAPTNELLRQHSEDIKEFVSKNKLPHIVVKIDASVIEKLREGRRKGATLYEVLSNPLQFREELSIENIEYDGKRPVIVVVNPDIFYYCFYSLYGNNDKGNLMDIVIKKFNYIVIDEFHYYNSKQLANFLFFMILSKGFNYFKYGRKMCILTATPDALVEQYLKRGGIEYKIISNENENLESEVYEKLKTLSELDLYVTNKTLDEVVCERYKDNPLKNDCVVISQSIYRVNKLKDQLINSGFSKNDIGIITGAIKSDERKNAVAKHLIIATPTVDIGYNFKKQNKQSQNIDEVITEANTCDQALQRLGRAGRILGKKVQNERSKVVICVTDEVYESFEEKTGEISRLELKELIRKSMPERNIMKKYIETKGILELCFPMKEMDRKMSQQNKYIIRNLFDMIISVFAPKSKENFKGLSAKINKYKTQCIFINEYNKSSEKKEVVQNIDNKLFIDFYKNYCQDEDTEEGVDDSMLDDFSEEEIKILKADVEEELVHYINSEITKVKSLINFRGSDISKPALVFDKYYKFGQEHRLFVYDIFHLMKYYEIDWYENKRDFEKAAKITLSDYEEEANGIDKIDIFIIVNGIRENAIEITWEYSFKGEQDAFDEKYTNKVEAINNLNLVGYEYTTRGREGLALPEKITKAFKESYIAIYTISREPKEEYKIRKIIKNQPIFLQKLKVQFPENEKEYLIITGTNGISVDSEIVKMRSKSIKEEFFIV from the coding sequence ATGAAACGTTATACTGTAACAGGGGAGTTTTTAAAAAAAGCTCCTTCTTCTCCTTATTTATATCATCAAAAAAGAACACTCGATGAACTCAGAAGCAATTCAGTTGTATTTAATACTTATCCAACAGGTGCTGGAAAAACAATAGCGTCTCTATTGTACTTAAAGGAAAATATAAATGTAGATACATTGTTTATAGCACCTACAAATGAGCTCTTAAGGCAACATTCAGAGGATATAAAAGAATTTGTTTCTAAAAATAAGTTGCCTCATATAGTTGTGAAAATTGATGCTAGTGTAATAGAGAAATTGCGGGAAGGTCGTAGAAAAGGTGCAACATTATATGAAGTATTAAGTAATCCTCTGCAGTTTAGGGAGGAACTTTCAATAGAAAACATAGAGTATGATGGTAAAAGACCAGTTATAGTAGTAGTTAATCCAGATATTTTTTATTATTGCTTTTATTCACTATATGGGAATAATGATAAGGGTAATTTAATGGATATTGTAATAAAAAAATTTAATTACATAGTAATTGATGAGTTTCATTATTACAACTCTAAGCAGTTAGCTAATTTTCTCTTTTTTATGATTTTATCTAAGGGATTCAATTATTTCAAATATGGAAGAAAAATGTGTATATTAACAGCAACTCCAGATGCACTGGTAGAGCAATATTTGAAACGTGGTGGTATTGAATATAAGATTATATCAAATGAAAATGAAAATTTAGAAAGCGAGGTATATGAAAAATTAAAAACTCTTTCTGAGTTAGATTTATACGTTACGAACAAAACACTAGATGAAGTTGTTTGTGAGCGGTATAAAGATAATCCATTGAAAAATGATTGCGTAGTTATAAGTCAGTCAATATATAGAGTCAATAAACTAAAAGATCAGCTTATTAATAGTGGGTTTAGTAAAAATGATATAGGTATTATTACAGGTGCAATAAAATCGGATGAGCGAAAAAATGCTGTAGCAAAACACCTTATAATAGCAACACCAACAGTTGACATAGGGTACAATTTTAAAAAGCAAAATAAACAAAGTCAAAATATTGATGAAGTAATAACTGAAGCTAATACATGCGATCAGGCACTACAAAGGCTTGGGAGAGCTGGAAGAATACTTGGTAAAAAGGTTCAAAATGAAAGAAGTAAGGTTGTAATATGTGTTACAGATGAGGTATATGAATCTTTTGAAGAAAAAACTGGAGAGATATCAAGATTAGAACTTAAAGAACTTATAAGAAAAAGTATGCCAGAGCGAAACATAATGAAAAAATATATAGAAACTAAGGGTATATTAGAATTGTGTTTTCCAATGAAGGAAATGGATAGGAAGATGTCACAACAAAACAAATATATTATAAGAAATTTATTTGATATGATCATATCTGTATTTGCACCAAAGAGTAAGGAGAACTTTAAAGGGTTATCTGCAAAAATAAATAAATACAAGACGCAATGTATATTTATTAATGAATATAACAAGTCAAGTGAAAAAAAAGAAGTAGTTCAAAATATTGACAATAAGTTATTTATTGATTTTTATAAAAATTATTGCCAAGATGAAGATACAGAAGAGGGTGTAGATGACTCGATGCTTGACGATTTTTCAGAGGAAGAAATAAAAATTTTAAAAGCCGATGTTGAGGAAGAGCTAGTACATTATATTAATTCAGAAATAACTAAAGTAAAATCATTAATTAATTTTAGAGGCTCTGATATTAGTAAGCCGGCTTTAGTTTTTGATAAATATTATAAATTTGGGCAAGAACATAGGCTGTTTGTATATGATATTTTTCATTTAATGAAATATTATGAAATAGATTGGTATGAAAATAAAAGAGACTTCGAGAAGGCGGCAAAAATTACTCTAAGCGATTATGAAGAAGAAGCAAATGGAATAGATAAAATAGATATTTTTATAATAGTTAATGGAATAAGAGAAAATGCCATAGAAATTACTTGGGAGTACTCATTTAAAGGTGAGCAGGATGCTTTTGATGAAAAATATACAAATAAGGTTGAAGCTATAAATAATCTTAATTTAGTTGGATATGAATATACAACTCGAGGAAGAGAAGGATTGGCTTTACCAGAAAAAATAACCAAAGCGTTCAAAGAAAGTTATATAGCGATATACACTATTTCACGGGAACCAAAAGAAGAATATAAAATTAGAAAAATAATAAAGAACCAGCCTATATTTCTTCAGAAGTTAAAGGTTCAATTTCCAGAAAATGAAAAGGAGTATTTGATAATAACAGGAACTAATGGAATTAGTGTGGACAGTGAAATTGTTAAAATGAGGAGCAAAAGTATTAAAGAAGAATTTTTCATAGTGTAA